A DNA window from Nitrospira sp. contains the following coding sequences:
- a CDS encoding FGE-sulfatase domain-containing protein (MaGe:77310044), which produces MPALRLLSTTLLLFALSTTASGATPAPKPSQELARHLANIAALAKPAPLITIPASSFLLGSNRIDDDPYGIGTQFDNTELPQNRIWLDAFEMDRDEVSLGEYLAFLQQRKTPPSGELQKLIWHVITVHSVTDKTLSRWPALYVTWKDAQDLCHAAGKRLPTEAEWEKAARGTEGSLFPWGETAPNSNLAMFGQHHVHEIPILAPVDSLEDGRSPYGLHHMAGNVAEWVQDWFGFDYYAYMTEKNPPGPTSGRYRSVRGGSWKSKVIMLRTATRSGSLPAQGSATIGFRCAKSTPEPAPDSK; this is translated from the coding sequence ATGCCAGCTCTTCGCCTGCTCTCCACAACTCTCCTCCTCTTCGCCCTCTCGACCACGGCATCGGGCGCTACCCCCGCGCCCAAACCATCGCAGGAATTGGCCCGCCACCTCGCGAACATTGCAGCCCTGGCAAAACCGGCGCCCCTGATTACAATTCCCGCCAGTTCATTTCTCCTCGGAAGCAACCGCATCGACGATGATCCCTACGGCATCGGGACACAGTTCGACAATACCGAACTCCCGCAAAATCGTATTTGGCTCGATGCCTTCGAGATGGATCGCGATGAAGTCAGTCTGGGAGAATATCTTGCCTTCCTGCAACAGCGAAAAACCCCGCCCTCCGGCGAGCTGCAGAAATTGATCTGGCATGTCATCACCGTCCATTCCGTCACCGATAAGACCCTCTCGCGCTGGCCGGCGCTCTACGTCACGTGGAAAGACGCGCAGGACCTGTGCCATGCCGCAGGCAAGCGGCTCCCCACTGAAGCCGAATGGGAAAAGGCGGCGCGTGGAACGGAGGGAAGCCTGTTCCCTTGGGGAGAAACGGCTCCCAACTCAAACCTGGCGATGTTCGGGCAACATCACGTGCATGAGATTCCAATCCTTGCCCCGGTCGATTCGCTGGAGGACGGGCGCAGCCCCTATGGATTGCATCATATGGCCGGCAACGTCGCCGAGTGGGTACAGGACTGGTTCGGCTTCGATTACTACGCCTACATGACAGAAAAAAATCCGCCTGGGCCGACAAGCGGCCGCTACCGGAGTGTCCGCGGTGGATCGTGGAAAAGCAAAGTGATCATGCTCCGCACTGCCACTCGCAGCGGCTCGCTCCCGGCACAAGGCTCAGCGACAATCGGTTTTCGCTGCGCGAAATCGACACCGGAACCGGCGCCCGATTCCAAGTAG
- a CDS encoding hypothetical protein (Evidence 4 : Unknown function but conserved in other organisms; MaGe:77310040): MHRVLAALTVGTAGLILLAGLSLAENDAIHKRDGTIAKPGTEGPPNRQPLGEVESGNRSTFGTPPPPNRLTPAPVLPFNPNRALSPTPAPPYQPPPQGTGRFGR, from the coding sequence ATGCACCGAGTCCTCGCAGCGCTCACCGTCGGCACCGCAGGTCTGATCCTGCTTGCAGGACTCAGCTTGGCCGAGAACGACGCCATCCACAAGCGAGACGGCACCATCGCCAAGCCGGGAACGGAGGGCCCTCCGAATAGGCAACCACTTGGCGAGGTTGAAAGTGGGAACCGTTCCACTTTCGGCACTCCCCCGCCGCCCAATCGTTTGACTCCGGCGCCAGTCCTCCCCTTCAATCCGAATCGCGCCCTATCCCCCACCCCTGCCCCTCCGTACCAGCCTCCTCCACAAGGAACCGGTCGATTCGGGCGCTAG
- a CDS encoding hypothetical protein (Evidence 5 : Unknown function; MaGe:77310046), which yields MNLHPAIIYGSREVVHADLLADGAVELTGLRPGGYAAGMHRTIVLLLTLLSVAMTWPAVGSAGEGTVAAIPLEDYARYDQIVASKFLSSETQLVLLERKTATQISPEQEGPLTAEWFHKQGYFDGTLPAELIHDFVAVNQDAVRLEGRFQFGTRYRFVSGNAVEEPEVSLARPAFVAWVKPVQALPVLDRLVFSRMGYNLRQTQALAYVGNPRPDGSGAGFLVWLKRQGTAWSIWDTEVIWTVRIEPELDGGPLLAP from the coding sequence GTGAATCTTCATCCGGCGATTATCTACGGTTCACGCGAGGTTGTCCACGCGGATTTGCTGGCGGATGGAGCGGTCGAATTGACCGGTCTTCGGCCTGGCGGCTATGCTGCAGGCATGCACCGTACGATTGTTCTGTTGCTGACTCTGTTGAGCGTCGCGATGACGTGGCCGGCCGTTGGATCGGCTGGGGAGGGGACTGTCGCCGCGATTCCGCTCGAAGACTATGCGCGCTACGATCAGATTGTCGCAAGCAAGTTTCTCAGCTCAGAGACGCAGCTGGTATTGCTCGAACGCAAGACCGCGACGCAGATCTCGCCGGAGCAAGAAGGACCGCTGACAGCGGAGTGGTTCCATAAACAGGGATACTTCGATGGCACATTGCCCGCCGAACTGATCCACGACTTCGTCGCGGTCAATCAGGATGCTGTCAGGCTGGAGGGGCGGTTTCAGTTCGGGACGCGCTATCGCTTCGTCTCCGGCAATGCCGTCGAAGAGCCGGAAGTATCGCTGGCGCGGCCGGCTTTTGTGGCCTGGGTCAAACCGGTGCAGGCCTTGCCGGTGCTGGACCGGCTGGTGTTTTCCCGCATGGGATACAATCTCCGCCAAACCCAAGCCTTGGCCTATGTCGGCAATCCGCGTCCCGATGGTTCTGGCGCCGGGTTTCTCGTATGGCTCAAGCGGCAAGGAACCGCCTGGTCGATTTGGGACACGGAAGTGATCTGGACGGTCCGTATCGAGCCAGAGTTGGATGGCGGGCCGCTGCTTGCACCGTGA
- a CDS encoding MBL fold metallo-hydrolase (MaGe:77310047) → MPTLIRKTFSVPPLGCNCSIIGDPVTKQAIVVDPGGAPDRILREVEQLGLTVRHILHTHAHFDHFLASGEMRRLTGATLCLHQDDLDLWTNLDVQCRMFGVPYVAVPLPEYWIKDEERIMVGGVTVVGLHTPGHTPGSMSFHVPDECLVLAGDTLFRGSIGRTDLWGGDFDTIERSIRERLYTLADETTVVTGHGPETEIGIEKESNQFFRVS, encoded by the coding sequence ATGCCGACACTCATCCGCAAAACTTTTTCTGTTCCACCGCTCGGATGCAATTGCTCGATCATCGGCGATCCGGTGACGAAGCAGGCCATCGTGGTCGATCCTGGCGGCGCGCCGGACCGGATCCTTCGCGAGGTTGAGCAGCTGGGTCTGACTGTCCGCCACATTCTTCACACACATGCCCACTTCGATCATTTTCTTGCTTCCGGCGAAATGCGCCGGTTGACCGGCGCGACTTTGTGCCTGCATCAGGACGATCTCGATCTCTGGACCAATCTAGACGTGCAATGCCGGATGTTCGGCGTGCCCTATGTGGCGGTGCCGTTGCCGGAATATTGGATCAAGGACGAAGAGCGCATCATGGTCGGCGGGGTGACGGTGGTGGGACTTCATACGCCCGGGCACACACCCGGTTCGATGAGCTTTCATGTTCCCGATGAATGCCTCGTGCTGGCGGGGGATACCTTATTCCGCGGCAGCATCGGCCGGACCGATTTGTGGGGCGGGGATTTCGATACGATTGAGCGGTCGATCCGCGAACGGCTCTATACGCTCGCCGACGAGACGACGGTGGTGACGGGGCACGGACCGGAAACGGAAATCGGAATCGAGAAGGAGTCGAACCAGTTTTTTCGCGTCTCGTGA
- a CDS encoding hypothetical protein (Evidence 5 : Unknown function; MaGe:77310043): MGTGLVRLRLLRLHDRKKSAWADKRPLPECPRWIVEKQSDHAPHCHSQRLAPGTRLSDNRFSLREIDTGTGARFQVANIRSLGGAPLTC, from the coding sequence GTGGGTACAGGACTGGTTCGGCTTCGATTACTACGCCTACATGACAGAAAAAAATCCGCCTGGGCCGACAAGCGGCCGCTACCGGAGTGTCCGCGGTGGATCGTGGAAAAGCAAAGTGATCATGCTCCGCACTGCCACTCGCAGCGGCTCGCTCCCGGCACAAGGCTCAGCGACAATCGGTTTTCGCTGCGCGAAATCGACACCGGAACCGGCGCCCGATTCCAAGTAGCAAACATCCGTTCTCTTGGTGGCGCGCCCCTCACGTGCTAG
- a CDS encoding Tryptophan--tRNA ligase (MaGe:77310050), whose translation MTTAPRKRVLSGMQPSGLMHLGNYLGALENWKALQEDYECFFFVADWHALSTNYADTGRLREFVRELLIDWLAAGIDPNRSTVFVQSRIPEHAILHLLFSMMTPVSWLERNPTYKEKQDEIKEKDLSTYGFLGYPVLQAADILIYKPDFVPVGKDQLPHLELTREIARRFNDIYKKPVFPEPKEHLTKFPKVLGTDGRKMSKSYGNTINLSDTEPVVRQKLKTMVTDPARVRRTDPGNPDVCPVYEFHKIYSPPDVQAQIDRDCRTAAIGCIDCKKQVADKIVARMMPIWDARASLMSHPSRIDEIVQDGSARAEKIAKATLAEVNEAMKI comes from the coding sequence ATGACTACCGCACCCCGCAAGCGCGTTCTCAGCGGCATGCAACCCAGCGGCTTGATGCATTTGGGCAACTATCTCGGCGCCCTGGAAAACTGGAAGGCCCTGCAAGAAGACTACGAGTGCTTCTTCTTCGTCGCCGACTGGCATGCCCTCTCGACGAACTACGCCGACACCGGCCGCCTCCGCGAATTCGTGCGGGAGCTGTTGATCGACTGGCTGGCCGCCGGCATCGACCCGAACCGCTCCACCGTCTTTGTGCAGTCGCGCATTCCCGAGCACGCGATCCTGCACCTGCTGTTTTCCATGATGACACCGGTCTCGTGGCTGGAACGAAATCCCACGTACAAAGAAAAGCAGGACGAGATCAAAGAAAAGGACCTCAGCACCTACGGCTTTCTCGGCTACCCCGTGCTCCAAGCCGCCGACATCTTGATCTACAAGCCGGACTTCGTGCCCGTGGGCAAAGACCAACTGCCGCACCTTGAATTGACGCGAGAGATCGCCCGGCGCTTCAACGATATCTATAAGAAGCCGGTCTTCCCTGAGCCCAAGGAACACCTCACCAAATTTCCCAAGGTGCTGGGCACCGACGGACGGAAGATGAGCAAGAGCTACGGCAACACGATCAATCTTTCAGATACGGAGCCGGTGGTTCGGCAAAAACTCAAAACCATGGTCACCGACCCGGCGCGCGTGCGCCGCACCGACCCCGGCAACCCCGACGTCTGCCCTGTCTATGAATTCCACAAGATCTACTCGCCGCCGGATGTGCAGGCGCAGATCGACCGGGACTGCCGCACCGCCGCCATCGGCTGCATCGACTGCAAAAAACAGGTTGCGGATAAGATCGTCGCGCGCATGATGCCCATCTGGGATGCCCGCGCCTCATTGATGAGCCACCCCTCGCGCATCGACGAGATCGTACAGGACGGCAGCGCGCGCGCCGAAAAAATCGCCAAAGCAACCCTCGCCGAAGTGAACGAGGCGATGAAGATCTAG
- a CDS encoding hypothetical protein (Evidence 4 : Unknown function but conserved in other organisms; MaGe:77310045) has product MAWIGLLAWGLTTAGCKPDDSPFKAENEALKKQVTKQESLLSSLQDGNKVMQQQIDLLNQELRDAKKATGSAKAEMGQLTDQLNAQLVQAKRASAEAVKTAAAQAAQQLRIEEKGAQIETLPRPLAAVSKIVEDSLAKNGYPIKVSFKSDQKAVYVTERKISNPASLEVAGFRNQYLITLQALPANTTRLGVRAEFEKVAQGGRILSVSQEETAEIERRLIGEIHKALEAPGKT; this is encoded by the coding sequence ATGGCATGGATCGGCCTGCTGGCTTGGGGTCTGACGACCGCCGGATGCAAGCCCGACGATTCACCCTTCAAGGCTGAGAACGAAGCCTTGAAAAAACAGGTGACGAAGCAGGAATCTCTCCTCTCGTCCTTGCAGGACGGCAACAAGGTCATGCAGCAGCAGATCGATCTGCTGAATCAGGAACTGCGCGATGCGAAGAAGGCCACGGGATCGGCCAAGGCCGAGATGGGCCAGCTGACCGATCAACTGAATGCGCAGCTCGTCCAAGCGAAACGCGCGAGTGCCGAGGCCGTCAAAACCGCCGCGGCGCAGGCAGCGCAACAACTGCGCATTGAGGAGAAGGGCGCGCAAATCGAGACGCTGCCGCGGCCGCTGGCGGCCGTCTCCAAAATCGTCGAAGACTCGCTGGCCAAGAACGGCTATCCCATCAAGGTCAGCTTCAAAAGCGATCAGAAGGCGGTCTACGTGACTGAACGCAAGATCTCGAATCCTGCCTCGCTCGAAGTGGCCGGCTTTCGCAATCAGTACCTCATCACCCTGCAAGCCCTTCCCGCCAATACGACCAGGCTCGGCGTCCGTGCCGAGTTTGAGAAGGTCGCGCAGGGCGGACGCATTCTGAGCGTGAGCCAGGAAGAGACCGCGGAGATCGAACGGCGCCTGATCGGGGAAATCCACAAAGCGTTGGAAGCTCCGGGCAAGACCTGA
- a CDS encoding NLPCP60 domain-containing protein (MaGe:77310041), protein MSASRVLKQSARDVLASLGGSPYPSLRLALIGTTAVTMALAGCSSTPAVHVPTSRSEVTPVQKSPSSTATRTGIVHTATTLLGARLIESNGKRVAYDCAGVTRAIFLEHGIDLYASSTADRRANGVRLIYNHLRQHGRIHQGPAVQPGDLVFFDNTWDFNGDGKLNDPLTHVGVVERVESDGTVVFISRVAEAIQRYRMNLALPHVHKTADGRTVNDYIRRKRPTDPEEMGHLAGELFTFYGTRLAQ, encoded by the coding sequence ATGTCCGCTAGCAGGGTGCTGAAGCAATCCGCCCGCGACGTTCTCGCTTCACTCGGAGGCTCGCCATACCCAAGCCTGCGCCTCGCGCTTATCGGAACAACGGCCGTCACAATGGCGCTGGCCGGCTGCTCCAGCACACCGGCGGTCCACGTACCCACCTCTCGTTCCGAGGTGACGCCGGTCCAGAAATCGCCTTCCTCCACTGCCACCAGAACCGGAATCGTCCACACAGCCACCACGCTCCTCGGCGCCAGACTGATTGAAAGCAACGGGAAGCGTGTCGCCTATGACTGCGCCGGTGTGACCCGCGCTATTTTCCTCGAACATGGCATCGACCTATATGCCAGCAGCACGGCAGATCGACGGGCCAACGGCGTTCGACTGATCTACAACCACCTACGGCAGCACGGACGAATCCACCAGGGCCCGGCGGTGCAACCCGGCGATCTGGTCTTCTTCGACAATACTTGGGACTTCAACGGCGACGGCAAGTTGAACGATCCGCTGACCCACGTCGGCGTGGTGGAACGGGTCGAATCGGACGGCACGGTGGTATTTATCAGCCGCGTCGCGGAAGCCATCCAACGCTACCGCATGAATCTGGCGCTCCCCCACGTCCATAAAACCGCCGACGGACGCACCGTGAACGACTACATCCGCCGCAAACGGCCGACCGATCCGGAAGAGATGGGGCATCTGGCCGGCGAGCTCTTCACATTCTATGGAACTCGGCTGGCTCAATAA
- a CDS encoding Site-2 protease family protein (MaGe:77310051), which yields MDTLAPILHKISYMGLPLLFAMVLHEYAHGWAADKCGDPTAKLQGRLTLNPLAHIDPLGTIILPLLCLLLPGSFLLGWAKPVPVNPNNMRQPRRDMALVAAAGPGMNLALAVIGALIVAGLFAFDPSLLAKRPGNADSEPSSLATMILLPISVMALYSVMINVFLALFNLIPIPPLDGGRILTCLLPPAPALALARLEPYGMMILLGLIVFDKELRVIHTITSTFASALSGTILSAALGLSTGASQ from the coding sequence ATGGACACCCTCGCTCCGATTCTCCATAAGATTTCGTATATGGGCCTCCCGCTCCTCTTCGCCATGGTGCTGCATGAATATGCGCACGGATGGGCCGCCGACAAATGCGGCGATCCGACGGCAAAGTTGCAAGGCCGCCTGACGCTCAATCCTCTGGCCCACATCGACCCGCTCGGCACCATCATTCTGCCGCTGCTCTGCCTTCTGCTGCCGGGAAGCTTCCTCCTCGGCTGGGCCAAGCCGGTTCCGGTCAACCCGAACAACATGCGGCAGCCGCGGCGCGACATGGCCCTCGTCGCCGCCGCAGGACCGGGGATGAACCTCGCGCTAGCGGTCATCGGCGCGCTGATCGTCGCGGGACTCTTCGCCTTCGACCCATCCCTGCTGGCCAAGCGACCCGGCAACGCCGATAGCGAGCCCTCAAGCCTGGCCACTATGATCCTGCTGCCCATCAGCGTCATGGCCCTCTATTCGGTCATGATCAACGTCTTTCTGGCGCTCTTCAATTTGATCCCGATCCCGCCGCTCGACGGCGGACGCATCCTGACCTGTCTGCTGCCCCCGGCGCCGGCGCTCGCGCTCGCGCGGCTGGAGCCCTACGGCATGATGATTCTTCTGGGATTAATCGTCTTCGACAAGGAACTCCGCGTCATCCACACCATTACCAGCACATTCGCCAGCGCGCTGTCCGGCACGATCTTGTCGGCGGCGCTGGGCCTCAGTACAGGAGCCTCGCAATGA
- a CDS encoding hypothetical protein (Evidence 4 : Unknown function but conserved in other organisms; MaGe:77310049), which produces MPAAVHHQTTLDDPFQTSAQEAFMTRTRHWLGALTILATGVLTGCGTWMHGDHQSVTLFTTPADTNVVVDDVVHMLAPGTITLSRKADHRATFAKNGYDSATYTIKRTWSWWVVGDVFACAIIFSPLCIMHDIDEGGYYTFDDKIYFTLDRQTAEPTPAK; this is translated from the coding sequence ATGCCGGCAGCGGTTCACCATCAGACCACGCTGGACGACCCCTTCCAAACCAGCGCACAAGAGGCTTTCATGACGCGGACTCGACATTGGCTTGGCGCGCTCACCATTCTAGCGACCGGAGTACTGACCGGCTGCGGCACCTGGATGCATGGCGACCATCAATCAGTCACGCTCTTTACCACTCCGGCAGATACCAACGTCGTCGTCGACGACGTAGTACATATGCTCGCGCCTGGCACCATCACTCTCAGCCGCAAAGCCGACCATCGCGCCACGTTCGCCAAAAACGGCTATGACTCTGCCACGTACACGATTAAGCGAACCTGGTCCTGGTGGGTGGTGGGCGATGTGTTCGCCTGCGCGATTATCTTCTCGCCGCTCTGCATCATGCATGACATCGACGAGGGCGGGTATTACACCTTCGACGACAAGATCTACTTTACGCTCGACCGCCAGACAGCCGAGCCAACACCCGCAAAGTAG
- a CDS encoding AAA family ATPase (MaGe:77310042): MALATSVHDLRTLIRSCHPLIVIETVEEERVLALLQSVAAQERMPLFEWSITKGLTRADDGPSLSKMTATPLALLQHLNGLTVEAVFWLKDLAPHLQDAAVIRQLREVAAAYSRSRATCILTGHPIILPPDLETMAVRLDLQLPDRTELHTMLRSVLSSLGTRTAPRRPRSTTIAQSILGSLSETKPADAGLSTEGREAILHSLRGLTLHQARQVITQCVVEDGTLSAADIQVILKRKVQAIKDGGLLEYYPLEDNRFELGGFTNLKSWLERARVGFTAEAKALNLTPPRGIMLVGVPGCGKSLAAKAIAREWQLPLLKLDAGRLFDKFVGESEKNFRKAIDMAESLSPIVLWIDEIEKAMAAGGGSGEADAGLSRRLFGAFLTWLQEKKQEVFVIATANNLALLPPELLRKGRFDEIFFVDLPDDGEREAIWKIHLELRKQDRARFDLVKIVSASDGFSGSEIEQAVVAALYRALHQKTPLTTDVLIEELTHTMPLSVTRREDIDRLRETAQGRFVNVR; the protein is encoded by the coding sequence ATGGCCTTGGCGACCAGCGTCCACGATCTCCGCACCCTGATCCGCTCCTGCCATCCCCTGATCGTGATCGAGACGGTCGAGGAGGAGCGCGTGCTGGCCCTGCTGCAATCCGTGGCGGCGCAAGAACGCATGCCGCTGTTCGAATGGTCCATCACCAAAGGACTCACACGCGCCGACGACGGCCCCTCCCTCAGCAAGATGACGGCCACTCCGCTGGCGCTGCTGCAACACCTGAACGGCCTGACCGTCGAAGCAGTCTTCTGGCTGAAAGATCTTGCCCCGCATTTGCAGGACGCCGCCGTCATCCGGCAATTGCGCGAAGTGGCGGCCGCCTATAGCCGGTCCAGAGCCACCTGCATCCTGACCGGACATCCGATTATCCTGCCGCCGGATCTTGAAACCATGGCGGTCCGCCTCGATCTCCAATTGCCGGATCGCACGGAGCTGCACACGATGCTCCGGAGCGTCCTCTCCTCACTCGGGACCAGAACCGCGCCTCGCCGGCCACGCTCCACAACCATTGCACAGAGCATCCTCGGCTCTCTCTCTGAAACCAAGCCGGCCGACGCCGGTCTCTCAACAGAGGGGCGCGAGGCGATTCTTCACTCCCTGCGGGGGCTGACTCTGCACCAGGCCCGACAAGTCATCACGCAATGCGTCGTCGAAGACGGCACATTGTCCGCCGCCGACATCCAGGTGATCTTGAAGCGGAAGGTACAGGCCATCAAAGACGGCGGACTGCTGGAATACTACCCGCTTGAAGACAACCGGTTCGAGTTGGGCGGATTCACGAATTTGAAGTCCTGGCTGGAGCGCGCGCGAGTCGGGTTCACCGCCGAGGCCAAAGCGCTCAACCTGACTCCGCCGCGCGGCATCATGCTGGTTGGCGTGCCGGGTTGCGGCAAATCGCTCGCAGCCAAAGCCATCGCGCGCGAATGGCAGCTCCCGTTGCTCAAGCTGGATGCCGGCCGGCTGTTCGACAAGTTCGTCGGGGAATCGGAAAAGAATTTTCGCAAAGCGATCGACATGGCCGAATCCCTCTCGCCCATCGTGCTCTGGATCGATGAAATCGAGAAAGCCATGGCGGCGGGCGGCGGAAGCGGCGAGGCCGACGCGGGCTTGAGCCGCCGGCTCTTCGGCGCATTTCTCACCTGGTTGCAGGAAAAGAAGCAGGAGGTGTTCGTCATCGCGACCGCCAATAATCTCGCGCTGCTGCCGCCGGAGCTTCTTCGCAAAGGCCGGTTCGATGAAATCTTTTTCGTCGACCTGCCGGATGACGGCGAGCGGGAAGCGATCTGGAAGATTCACCTGGAACTCCGCAAACAAGACCGCGCGCGGTTCGATCTGGTAAAAATTGTCAGCGCCAGCGACGGCTTCAGCGGCTCGGAGATCGAACAGGCCGTGGTCGCCGCCTTGTATCGGGCCCTTCACCAAAAGACACCGCTCACGACCGATGTACTGATCGAGGAATTGACCCACACGATGCCGCTCTCGGTTACACGCCGGGAAGATATCGATCGACTCAGGGAGACGGCGCAGGGCCGTTTCGTGAATGTCCGCTAG
- a CDS encoding conserved exported protein of unknown function (Evidence 4 : Unknown function but conserved in other organisms; MaGe:77310048) yields MKLSIFAYAAAISLSSTVMAGAAIDPPCDAYPPAKQARCLVIWKELNKEDGTAIAQFGLDQLKRREEGKINAQQHLSENMTFIKQSTEKRLVRLKERMAKE; encoded by the coding sequence ATGAAATTATCGATATTCGCTTATGCGGCGGCAATCAGCCTGTCGTCAACAGTCATGGCAGGAGCAGCCATCGATCCGCCGTGCGATGCCTACCCACCGGCGAAGCAAGCCCGCTGTCTGGTCATCTGGAAGGAACTGAATAAGGAAGACGGCACGGCTATCGCCCAGTTCGGCCTCGATCAATTAAAACGCCGCGAGGAAGGGAAGATCAACGCGCAGCAGCATCTCTCCGAGAATATGACCTTCATCAAGCAATCGACCGAGAAGCGCCTCGTCCGCCTGAAAGAACGCATGGCGAAGGAATAG